From the Elaeis guineensis isolate ETL-2024a chromosome 16, EG11, whole genome shotgun sequence genome, the window ACTGGCTCAGGAATCAATGCTGATGGTATATCAAGTTCTTCCGTCGGTGCAGATGTAGTTgtccgatccttcttcgatggtccaGCTTTGGATGCTGCCCTTTTCTTGACAGTATGTCGATGAATATCGACAGTCGATACTCACGCCCTCGGCTGCATAGCTGCAATCAGAACAAAGAAGTCAGTACAATTCAGAAACaaacatgaaaaaataaaagtgaTCGACTATGCTATACCTAATTAAGTGGTGACTGAACTAAGGCCgatatcatagagagcttgttcggtcatcagctctcTCTGCGGTGGGACCGCTATGTCCTTCAATCGATGGAAGTCTTTTCGATCGTCGACCTCCACTTGACTGTTCTCATTAGGGTTGGTCCTTGGATCACCCCAGTGcgaagggaagccccagggaaAAGGAGTAacaaagaagaattggttcttccttCCATGAATAAACGATGGAAGATTGGTAATGAAGGAAAGACCTTTTcttgggttgaagagccaccaaccCTTAGCCTTAGGATGGAGGCGGagaacaaagaaagaacaaaaaagagAAGGACGAAGCTCGATCGGTATTAactgacacaacaaagcaaagctgATTATAAGCCAGACCGAATTCGGTGCCAGCTGAGTGGGATAGAGACCATAATAGTCCAGAAGATTCTGGACAAACTttgaaatcgaaaatcgaaaatcaGTCCAAAGGTTTTCGACATAGAAAGCAACCTGATCCGAAAAAGGGGAGTTCACCCGACCATCAGCATCAGGCACAAAGAGCTGATactgctccgggatacgataTTATTTTCAAAGCCGTTCAACATTAGGTTCGaatagtgaagaaacctccacttccaaatctgatggagagtcatcagtcggattctccgaccgactatcccgagaagaagaagccctagccatgGGAGAAGAAGACTAAAGAGAATAAAAAGGAGATGGATCCaagaaagaaggacaaaaatACTTAAcctgaaagataaaaataaaaaggcgGAGAAGGAACCTTGGTCTTCTGGCACTGGGGTGACCTTCCGGCAGAGTTTCTGTAGCAGAGGATGAAGACAAAATGTAAAGTAAAAGGCTGGTCGAAAGTGACCTTATATATATAGGATTCTTCAACGACCAGGATGGAAGCGATCAAATCAGAGTCTCATCAGATGTTGACACATGGCAACATCTGAACCGACCATTGATTGAACGGTTTGACACATTTGCTCCTGATCATGCCACCTCATCGTCATCCGCATGAACAGCTTCGATCCAATGACATCCGGACATGTGGCCAAAATCTATTAGTCAGAATCATATCATCCGACATCGAATTATCTTTCTGAAATGACGTCCGATACTGACATCCGATACCGAATAGTCCTGTCGACATGACAgcccaataataattttatagccACTAAAATGACAAAACAGTCGAAGAACTCTCGTATTTCAAAATATCTATAAAGGACAACAACTGAGTTAGGGCTCGAGATGGTACATTATGACTCCCTTCATCCAACGTGACAAACCACATGATGATATACATATTGGAtcaccttggacttgggagtaGGAGGCAACTGTTGGGGCAAATTAACCGACCCTCGACTTTGACTCTATATCGGTCGAATGAACATATTACTCCGACTCATAATCGATTGATCGACCGACAGTCAGCTATTATCGACCAACAACAAGCGACTTGATCAACCTCCGACTGAAGACCATCGGCATATTAGAGTTACCAACTGATGGTCATTTAGATCTTCTACCGACTTACCTCTACCGACGTATCAATATTACTGACATATAGTCAGcctatctgctcaacataccctAATCGTTATGaatggttatcgactacgtgttaCGACCATTAATGAGAATAAACAGtccactaactccatgattatggtccgataatttaggaCCATGAAAAGtgagaccacgtgctcgacggttatatcTGAATCATCTATAAAGGGGAGGTAAACAAGCAGCACGGATAAGATAATTCTGGGCCAAAACTCTGCCACTCTCAATATTCTTATTAGCTGTTCACCAACCCCCTctttaacttaagcatcggaggatctttgtCGGATACAactccggtctgtgaggactttgTCTTGCGGAAAGATTTAATAGTTTttctactcaaaaaaaaaaaattatcctatgaccGTCAAGGTTTTGGGGGTATAGGGATTTTTTAGGTGGGCGGGTGGGGATAACCAAGTGTATATCCCATTGTTTAcgagcttctttttttttaaaaaaaaaaaagaaaaatcatgtaATGCACGTACATGAATGGTGATATGTTTTTAGAAGAGAGAAAATCATAAATGATAATgggatattaaaaaatatttgtagagATAGCAAGAGTTTTGTTTTCATCTACCAgtatactttacaaattaatgAAAAGACTAAATAATTTGGAAAGTTGATGTACACAGATTAAAATAATCCTACAAATGATAACCATAGTAAAAGACTTCTTATAACAAAATATAACTACAATTAtggtaaaaattaatttttagaaggATATATGCTACCAAAAAGATGTTCTACAAAGTTTTTGAAAATATCCATTTGAAAGAAATTTCATGGTTGGCTCAGTGTTGATCCACATTGAACTAATAAAGTTATTAACAAAAATAGATTAATCCTACCTGACCTAAgttgagccaaattagattttatgattaaattGTTTGACTCATGGTACCCATGGCTACCATTATCTTATGTCTTAGGAatacattttttatatttgtttcagaaaaaaatcatttaatttttttttgaaagattctAAGGTTTACTTAGCAAATTTAACATAAAAAATGAATTAGAACAACAACAACAATTTACCATTTAAAAACATAGATAAGTAAAATATAAAGTTTGCATTAGaagcaaagaaaagaaagggGAATCATATATGCTAATTCTAGCCTTTAATCCaaaatatttatattaccattttaGAGTGAAAGAAAGCCCGGTATTGTTTATTTTCACCGCAGATTTTTTTTCGATATAACAGATATATGTGCAGATTAATTCATTAATGTAAGCATGTTTTTGCTATGAAGTCTCTCTCATACTACCTCAGAGAGTGGATATATTAGAGAACTTACTGGCATAAATCAAATGACAAAGATATGATGTGTGTAGATATGCTACCTGCATTGGATCAACCAACATGATGGTGATCAAAGAGGGGATAGAGAGTGGCATGAGTCCAAATGACACCATTTGAAGGAGATGAATTTGGATAGGGATAGGAGTGTAGTTTAGTAGAGACTTTAAGTTACAATTACTTTTAGAATAGAAACTACTATAGATTAAAACTTAAGGTGATTAGGATTATTGAAGGGTTCCCCCTTTACAAATTATAATTTCtccttatattatatttatagtaatATATAATAACTGCCCAATCTAATAGTTGTCACCACATCTAGCCTCCACTTCTAGCAATTCTGAAAATTGATGCTAGTTATGCTTCACTAGATATGTCCATTAGCACGGTCATCTTGCATCAACTGTTAAACTAATAACCTCATTGGTCTTAGCTTGGCTTATATTGGCTGTCTATTTATTTtagtatataatataaattattatactTAGAGATATCTCCAAGACCATTTCAGTCATCTCGGTCTATTTCTATGTATCGTGGTTGATCAATATCtccagattttaagattttagcatGCTTATCAATGTCATGACTAAACCCTCTTTCTTTGGTCTATGCCTTCTCACTTGGTGAAATTTATTGTGATTAAACTCTTATCTAGTTCAACAAGAGTCATGTGATCCTCATCTACTTAAATTTCATCAATTTTGATCCCCGTGGTGCTTGCTTTTAACCACTAATTGGATTGTTAAGATAATACATAAACAATTGCCCTCCTCCACTCCCCCCCACGAAAAATATTTCATTGATCGATGATCAACACACTAATGGGATATCTGTCATTATCCTTTCGATACGTATGGAATAGAACCCTGTAATCATATCTCAATTTGCTAACTAAGTACTCACTGAAGTATCAGTTTCACTCTCGATAATTTGCTTGCATCTTTTTTGATTCTGCTAAACTCTGTACTTTTGTCATGTGAAATACTCCTATATACTGGTTCGTGAGTGGAATTAGAATCAAAACTGGAGTCAAAAAATCAATTAAACagaagattattttttaaaaaatcaattaaacatagggttatttttcaaaaattatttttgatgcaaATTTGGTAGAAAATAATCTCCCCCCCCCCTCGTCactcatttttattttcattctagAGTCTCACGCTCTTATAGTTGGAGGGGGAGTCACTCATTTCTATTTCCATTCCAGTGCCTCATACTCTTCCCAACTAAACATATCCTAAACTATTAAAACCCCTATTTTTGCAAATCATTTAGGCCAAGGATCACATTTGGAAGGAATAATAGCCCAATTCAATCATGATGGAATTAATATTTCACCATGGAACAACATACATTTGGTATTAAGGGGTTTGAGTTTCATAcaatatttttagaaataaaattgagCCAttgatatattaaaatatttttatttctcaaAATGTTTAAAATATTCACAGTTCAGTCTTTAACCTAATTTAATTGTATCATGACTTTATCTTGATGATTTAATGCTTTATTTCCCCGGTATAATGGCAAAGTTTACTATTGAGTACTTAGATCCATATCTACTTACTATCTTGCCTTTCCAAACTCCACTTAAGCCTTCTTGACTCCCTTTTTCTCTGCCATGCATAACATGGCCAATAATACTACAAAAATTGAGAACGACTTCAACATGTGATAGCATTAATGACTTCACAAGCATAATGTTTAAATAGTCTCCTGATAATGACTAAGTTTATGAAGCTAATGCTATCCACATGTTACATGTCAATGATGCTTGACCTATCGATCAATCAATTCTACCATATAATATAAACTTCTTGCAATACACCATACATGAGATGTCGACATTTCCACTaatatatatctattttttttgcttGCAACTTTATATGATATCAAGTTTCCTCCATCATTATCATCTTTTAGTCACATGCACCGCACACTTAATATTATAGTCATACTACCACTTTTCCACGTAGAGGGTATTGCTTATTCAAATCCTAGGGGTTGTTTTCCTAGATGCTTGACATGaataatttatgtttattattttcataaaatgatcAACATCACTCCTATTATTATTCTCAAAAATATTTATCCGAGTGACAAAATCAAATTTATTTCAGTAAATTGCCACTCCTCGTCTCCTTCAATCTTCTTGCATGATCCATACACGCTAGAGAAATCCATTTGTGTTTGTGAGGCAAACAAAGAATAAAACAAGTTTATCAGGAAAAAAGAACAAAGAATAAAACAGAAGAAATATTTGGGTTTCTCAAATAGCGCCAAGCTAATCCAGAAATGATCATTCTTTCAACAATTGATTTGAGCTGGGAGACAGGATACAAACACCAATGGGCATCACCGTCCAGTTTCCCGAGATTCCATCAATCATATGGTCCCGATTGATGAAGACCTAATTATGATATCGTACCTTCAgagtacacacacacatacacacatacatacctacatacatacatagatgtatgtatgtatgtatgaactcGCTTGCACAAACTTGTCATCCTGTAGAAAAGACGCACACCCAAACTTTGACCCCTTCCTCGTCCTGTTCAAGGATAAGAATGCAACCGACCGGCCTTCAAAGCGCGCCGGAATTCCAGTCAAAAAAATTTCTACAGAAAGTCAAAGCCCACGCCAGCACGCTACGTGTCGACCCTCCAGCCCGCCACGTAGGTCGAAGCGACCTCCCCCCACCCGGTCCTAGTCCCCGGCGGGGAACGCCGTCTGCGCGCTCCCGCCACCGGGATCCCGATCGCGACCCGGCCCCATCCCTGCTCCGGTGGCGCCACCGCCGCAGGCGGCGTTGGCGGGGCCGCGTGGTTCAAAACGGGGCCGAGGAGGCGAACGGAGAGGTGGACGACGCCGTGGCCGCGGCCGCCGTGGCGGCAGGATCGGAGGGCGTAGCTGAGGCGGCGCTGCATGGCCGGGGGCCAGAGGCCGTCGAGAACGTCGGAGGGGCGGATCCGGCAGAACCCCAGCCGGGTGGGGCCCCCGACGAGGCATTTCGACAGCACGGTGACGTGGACCGCCGCGTCCTCCTCCTCGTCCTCCCGCCGGCCACCGGCGACGCGGACGAAGGAGGGGTCCACGGGGACGCTGATCGTGTCGTGCCACGTGGGGTTCCGGTCGCCGGTTTCATCGACGCGGGTGCGGTAGAAGGGCTCGTGGTGGCGGTGGGCGGTGGCGGAGAGGGTGACGTAGGGGCGGAGGCGGCGGGGGAAGAGGCAGCAGGAGGGGTTCTTGAGGGACTGGGCGGAGAGAACGGTGACCTCCAGCGTCAGCTCATCCTGGCCATTCTTGAAGGACATGATGATCGAGATGGACGGCAGCGATGAGAGCCGAGGAGTACTGGAGGAGATAacgaggggaggaggaggaagtcATGGGAGGGGGAGGTGGTGGTGGAGTTGAGATACTTATATGGCGAAGGGGAGAGCAGCAATTTCTTCAAGGTGAAGGGTTGGGGAAAGGTGGGGCATAGACTGTGGagttttatttatttgtttacttTTCAATGTGGAAGATGCATGGAAGAAGTTGAGTTAGGAGGTGAGGGATTTGAGTGCATGATTTAGTGTGGGTCCTACATGTTTTTGTTGCCATTGCCATCTAGTGTGCTAGCTAGGTTGTCTATCCATTTTCAAACTAGTTCCCTGATTGTGTTGGAAATTTattgcactcaatgaaaaaataaaaaaatcatagaaTAGTGCACAGTTTTATATAACATGAAAGTTATTATTTGTGTTTGTGGGAGACTCTGAAGgtctattatttataaatttaaattggaGGATTTACTAATGTTGCTGCTTTTGTTATGTAGTCATTCTCTATTCAAAATGAGTATTTTTGCTTACAATAAGACAATCAAGATTAGGTTCAAATTTGATTATTTCTTATCATTTTTGGATACCAAAGATGGaagattcataaaaattttattaagaatCGGTTATTCCATATCAGGTTCATTGGGCCTAAAATCCACAATTGAATTTCTAATAGTCATATAATATTTCAAGATCTGGTATGTTTCTATGACATCTTCACGTAACAAACTTACAATAGTGGAACGATTATATATTTTGAGTATTTATTAATATTCATGTTGGCAATTGCATTTGCTTATTTTTATGATTCTAAGCAATTTCCAGCTAATTTGGACTGATTATCATAACCTTCTATCCAACAAATATAAGATTCTATAAATCGATGGTCTATGGACATAAGCTGATACCATGGGGACCGCTCATTTGGCAACATCTGCAGGCTAGGGCAAGTGTATGGAAGcccaagaaaaacaaaaaaaaaaaagcgttgTTGAAATTTGGATTTGTGGAAGTATTAGGTTAAAAATGCTTGCAAGAAAGGTTCAACATAGAGTGCAAACCACAAAGATAAGACCGCAAAATCCAAACAAGACATCCATCATCTCAAAAGAAATCTATGGTAAAACAaagaatcataaaacaaaattttAGCATCATCATTtgaagtaagaaaaataaagactAGAATACCTAGAAGGCTCATCCAAACTAAAAGGTTTGATTTAAAAGCTACTTAGAAAGCAAAAAACAAAGAAAGTTATCCAGAGGATGACTAGATAGTAAGAaggtaaagaaaaaaaaggtagaAAGTAATTTAAACCAAAATAACTAGTTGGAGTCTCATCAACTAGGTCCCACGATCTAACTAGTGTTGTACCAGCCATCACTTAGGATTTTCATCCGCCTATTGATATTGCATAGGTTTCATATGTGGTTTTCTCAAGTCACACCAAAAGATAAAAGATCTTTTAATTACATGAAGGTTGTTAAGGAGTTACACCACACTCAAAAGGATTCAGAAAAGGGGGATACATGAGGTAGTTATGGTGTTTGAGGACCCTTACATTTATACATCATCATGGGATCCCTTAAAACTCAAATAGGACCCAAAAATATCCAAAATAGATCTTTTAGAACTAATCTCGCACCACAAGAATGTTTCTAGGTGCAGAAATCCATCTAGTGGAGACTGAGGAGCTATCAAGTTGAACTGATGGTAGCTTAGTGCTGTCAATTGACCCCTACTTTGACTAGCATTCGAATACCTTTTAACAAATATAGTTTTTGTTGCAAAAATTATGGGGCCATAAAAATAGGACATTACGCTGTTTCACTAGCAAATATGTCTTCAATATTTCATCCATAACCGCCTTTCAAGCTCTAGTTAACATGATTTAAGTTATATTGAAAGATCACTCAAAATCGAACACAATGGAAGAAGATTCACTCTAAAATTTAGCCCTTGCTGTGTTTGCTGAAATTTTATTGGTGTAACTTTCCATAAGATAGAACCTTGATTTAATCTCGGATGATAGCAAATAACCATAATATCGATCAAGAGGAAACTTTAGGATGCATATCTTACACAACCCTTTTTAGCATAAACAAAtgctattatctttttttctcggTTCAttttcactttttattttttgataaattaaaaattttatataaatcttttataaatttaataaaaaaattagaaataaaatattatagaacCGTACTGAAACCATTATTCTTCCTCCTTTTAGGTGCTCTTTGGAGGCTTGCTTATTTACAGTTGCTCGATGTACTTCCACTTCCATGGCTCCAAACATATCCCCAATTATTGAAAACTAAGTCATGGAAATTTGTATGACCGAAAGCTTTCGTGTTGTATCAATCTAGTAATTAATTAAATGATATGCAGAGGATTGACTCGCTCACACGTACTTTACGGGGTGGGTTGTAGTTGGTTGGTGATAAGACCACCACGCCGTCTGGTTATCGTCAAGGTGGCGGGACCGGCGCGGTGGGAAACTGGCTCGCACAATCCTAGCTCGTTCGGACCAGTTTCCATTCATCTTTTTAGGCACGCCAGGTTTGATTGGTACCTGCACAAGAAATCACGGAGAAATGGTGTAACGAGAGAGAAAAAGCTCGTGGGCCTAAGCTTGACTCGTTCCAAAAAATTATCACCACCTTTCCATCTTGTTCCAACCATTTTCTGAGGCTGTGGAGTCTTTGCCAAAAGAATGGTGGAATAAGACCGGATGGGAAGCAACATCGCATGATACCGTGTAATTTTGGATGATCGGGAGATAGATAATCatcaaataataattataaatatatatcataatacATATTGTTagatgattatttattttttataataaatatttaaaaatatatattattttatagtacaGTCGAAAAGATGCTCGTTGGATGTGACAACTACAAATGGTTCCCTCGGACGTGTGATTTGTGGTTGCCCGGTTGGCCAGCTAGAATATATAAGAAGGTTCCATTGATGCCTTGACGTTGTTTTTGATCATGATTCATTATGGCCTTGTGTTGCATGCTTGGTACGTAGTCGCATTGAAAGTTTATGCACGTAGCACGCATTTCAAGA encodes:
- the LOC140854311 gene encoding uncharacterized protein, translating into MSFKNGQDELTLEVTVLSAQSLKNPSCCLFPRRLRPYVTLSATAHRHHEPFYRTRVDETGDRNPTWHDTISVPVDPSFVRVAGGRREDEEEDAAVHVTVLSKCLVGGPTRLGFCRIRPSDVLDGLWPPAMQRRLSYALRSCRHGGRGHGVVHLSVRLLGPVLNHAAPPTPPAAVAPPEQGWGRVAIGIPVAGARRRRSPPGTRTGWGEVASTYVAGWRVDT